The Pseudomonas rhizosphaerae genomic sequence CAGGTGGGTGGCACCCTGGCCGAGCACCTGGCCAGCGAAGCCAATGACATTACCGTGGTCGATACCGACGCCGAGCGTCTGCGCAACCTCGGTGATCGCCTGGACATCCGCACCGTGCAGGGCCGCGGCTCGTTTCCGACCGTGTTGCGCCAGGCCGGTGCCGACGACGCCGACATGCTGGTGGCGGTGACCAACAGCGACGAGACCAACATGGTCGCCTGCCAGGTCGCCTACACCTTGTTCCACACGCCGACCAAGATCGCCCGGGTGCGCGAGTCGGCCTACCTCACCCGCGCCGGCCTGTTCCACAACGATGCCATTCCGGTGGATGTGCTGATCAGCCCGGAACAGGTGGTGACCAATTACATCAAGCGCCTGATCGAATACCCCGGCGCCTTGCAGGTCATCGACTTCGCGGGTGGCAAGGCGCAACTGGTCGCGGTCAAGGCCTATTACGGCGGCCCGCTGGTGGGTCAGCAGTTGCGTCAGATTCGTCACCACATGCCCAAGGTCGATACCCGCGTGGCGGCCATCTTCCGCCGCGACCGGCCGATCCTGCCTCGCGGCGACACGGTCATCGAAGCGGACGATGAGGTATTTTTCATCGCGGCCCGCGAAGACATCCGCGCAGTGATGAGCGAACTGCGCCGGGTCGACCAGAGCAACAAGCGCGTGGTCATCGCCGGCGGCGGGCAGATCGGCGAGCGCCTGGCCGAAGCCATCGAAAGCCGTTACCAGGTGAAGATCATCGAGATGAATCCGGCGCGGTGTCGCTATCTTTCCGACACCCTGGACAGCACCGTGGTGTTGCAAGGCAGCGCCTCGGACCGCGACCTGATGCTCGAAGAGAACATCGCCCAGGCCGATATCTTCCTGGCCCTGACCAACGACGACGAGGCCAACATCATGTCCTCGTTGCTGGCCAAGCGCCTGGGTGCGCGCAAGGTCATGACCATCATCAACAACCCGGCCTACGTCGACCTGGTCCAGGGCGGCGAGATCGACATCGCCCTGAGTCCACAACTGGCGACCATCGGTACGTTGCTTGCGCATGTCCGGCGTGGCGATATCGTCAGTGTGCATTCGTTGCGGCGCGGCGCGGCCGAAGCCATCGAGGCCATTGCCCATGGCGATGCGCGCTCGAGCAAGGTGATCGGCAAGCCCATCGAGACCATCGACCTGCCACCAGGAACCACGATCGGCGCGATCATTCGCGATGACCAAGTGATCATCGCCCACAGCGATACGGTGATCGAAGCCGGTGACCACGTGATCCTGTTCGTTGTGGATAAAAAATACATCCGCGACGTGGAGAAGCTGTTCCACGTGGGCCTGAGCTTCTTCTGACCCGGCCCCCCGCTCTTCGTAGGAGCGGGCAGCCTGTAGGAGCGGTCATTGGCCGCGAAGGAGTCCCTGCAGCTCCACCAGCCTTAATACCACTTCGCCTCACCCGCCGGCCGCTTCTTGAAGCGCTTCATGCTCCACATGTACTGGCTGGGATAAGCGCGCACGTACTTCTCGACCACAGCGCTCATCGCCGCGACCGAGGTGTGCGTATCGGTGCTGTACATCGCTTCGGGCGCCGCTTCCAGAATGACCTTGTAGCCCGAACCGTCCGGCAGGCGCAGCGCATGCAGGAACACACCGACGGCCTTGCCGCCGGCCAGCATGTTGGGCACGAACTTGCTGGTCAGGGCCAGCGTACCGAGGAAGGGCACGAACATCCCCGCCGATTCGGCCGGTTCCGGGTCCGCTGGAATGCCCACCTGGCCCCCCTTGCGCACTTCCTTGATGACACTGAGGATGCCTTCCTTGGTCGAGGCCGCCACGCGGTTGCCCAATTGCACCCGCTGCTTCTGCAGCAACTCGTCCACCGCCTTGAGCTTGGGCGGTCGGTAGAAAATGATCGGCTTGCACTGGTTGCAATAGAAGTGATTGAGCACTTCCCAGTTGCCCAGGTGGCTGGTGATGCCGACCACGCCCTTGCCCGAGGCCAGCGCCTGCGTGAGCACCTCCAGGCCCTCGACCTCGCGTACCAGGTCAAGCGAGCGCTGGGCCGGCCAGATCCACGCACAGGCGCTCTCGGTCAGGGTCTTGCCGATGTCCATCAGGCTGCGTCCCACCAGACGCTCGCGCTCGGCAGCGTCCATCTCCGGAAAACACTTGGCCAGATTGATACGCACCACATCGCGCGATCGGGTCGGCAGCTTCCACATCAGCCAGCCAATGGCGGTGCCGACCCGTTGCACGGTGCGCCACGGCAGCAGCGCGAACAACCGCAAGGCACCAACCATCAGCGCCCCTTTGAACTTATCCACAGATCACTCCTTAATTGCCCAGGCGCTCATTCTAGCCTCAGCCGGCCAGCGCGGCGTAGCGGTCGCAGTCCCGGGTATGGTCCATGACCATGCCCGAGGCCTGCATGAAGGCGTAACAGATGGTCGGGCCGACGAAGGTGAAGCCGGCTTTCTTCAAGGCCTTGCTCATGGCTCGGGCCTCGTTGGTTTCCGTGGGGATGTCGCTGCGATCGCGGGCGTGATTGATCTTCGGCCGTCCACCGACGAACGACCAGAGAAAACCCACCGGGTCTTCAAGCTGCAGCCAGGCGCGAGCATTCTTGCGCACCCCATTGAGCTTGAGGCGATTGCGCACGATGCCCGGGTCCTGCATCAGCACCTCGATCTCCCCGTCACTCAGCTGCGCGAGGCGCTGCGGCTCGAAGCCGTGGAGCACCTGTCGATAGCGTTCACGCTTGC encodes the following:
- a CDS encoding lysophospholipid acyltransferase — its product is MDKFKGALMVGALRLFALLPWRTVQRVGTAIGWLMWKLPTRSRDVVRINLAKCFPEMDAAERERLVGRSLMDIGKTLTESACAWIWPAQRSLDLVREVEGLEVLTQALASGKGVVGITSHLGNWEVLNHFYCNQCKPIIFYRPPKLKAVDELLQKQRVQLGNRVAASTKEGILSVIKEVRKGGQVGIPADPEPAESAGMFVPFLGTLALTSKFVPNMLAGGKAVGVFLHALRLPDGSGYKVILEAAPEAMYSTDTHTSVAAMSAVVEKYVRAYPSQYMWSMKRFKKRPAGEAKWY
- the trkA gene encoding Trk system potassium transporter TrkA; the protein is MKIIILGAGQVGGTLAEHLASEANDITVVDTDAERLRNLGDRLDIRTVQGRGSFPTVLRQAGADDADMLVAVTNSDETNMVACQVAYTLFHTPTKIARVRESAYLTRAGLFHNDAIPVDVLISPEQVVTNYIKRLIEYPGALQVIDFAGGKAQLVAVKAYYGGPLVGQQLRQIRHHMPKVDTRVAAIFRRDRPILPRGDTVIEADDEVFFIAAREDIRAVMSELRRVDQSNKRVVIAGGGQIGERLAEAIESRYQVKIIEMNPARCRYLSDTLDSTVVLQGSASDRDLMLEENIAQADIFLALTNDDEANIMSSLLAKRLGARKVMTIINNPAYVDLVQGGEIDIALSPQLATIGTLLAHVRRGDIVSVHSLRRGAAEAIEAIAHGDARSSKVIGKPIETIDLPPGTTIGAIIRDDQVIIAHSDTVIEAGDHVILFVVDKKYIRDVEKLFHVGLSFF
- a CDS encoding DNA-3-methyladenine glycosylase I — translated: MPRCFWCTQDPLYQAYHDLEWGVPLREAGALFELLSLEGFQAGLSWITVLRKRERYRQVLHGFEPQRLAQLSDGEIEVLMQDPGIVRNRLKLNGVRKNARAWLQLEDPVGFLWSFVGGRPKINHARDRSDIPTETNEARAMSKALKKAGFTFVGPTICYAFMQASGMVMDHTRDCDRYAALAG